From Stigmatopora nigra isolate UIUO_SnigA chromosome 17, RoL_Snig_1.1, whole genome shotgun sequence, a single genomic window includes:
- the cercam gene encoding putative inactive glycosyltransferase 25 family member 3 isoform X2 translates to MTYVRGKRRRKEDKSHFYFAMLHRYFLGVLVGLVFPARCYFSEERYPEESRMQPPTVVVAIIARNAAHSLPYYLGALEKLNYPKNRISVWAATDHNADNTTAILKEWLTVMQKFYHYVEWRPMEQPVSYVGEMGPKHWPNTRYEYVMKLKQAALNFARKRWADYILYADTDNILTNPDVLNLLIAENKSVIAPMLDSPGAYSNYWCGITPQGYYRRTAEYFPTRHRQRLGCFPVPMVHSTMLLDLRKEGMKKLAFYPPHKEYSWPYDDIIVFAFSCRTTAIQMYICNKERYGYLNIPAKPQQTLEDDRLNFVHVHLESMIDGPPMKASQYVHMFPKQRDLMGFDEIYLINLRRRPDRRDRMLFSLNELEIDVKVVDAVDGNALNSSDIKILGVDLLPGYYDPFSGRTLTKGEVGCFLSHYYIWKEMVDMQLDKALVLEDDVRFQANFKRRVLTLMEEIEQVDLDWDLIYFGRKQVNPNKEEAVEDVQNLVVADYSYWTLSYAISQQGAHKLLNAQPLSKMLPVDEFLPIMYDKHPNEDYKSHFLNRNLQTFSTRPLLVQPCHYAGDPQWVSDTETSTLWDDDAVRTDWRGSHKTLKGGVAPPPQILSASYKDEL, encoded by the exons gaAAAGAAGACGGAAGGAGGACAAATCGCACTTTTACTTCGCCATGCTCCACCGCTACTTTCTTGGGGTCCTCGTTGGGTTAGTTTTCCCGGCCCGATGCTACTTTTCCGAGGAGCGATATCCCGAGGAGTCGAGAATGCAACCCCCGACTGTGGTGGTCGCCATCATAGCCAGAAACGCTGCTCATTCTTTGCCTTACTATCTTGGAGCTCTGGAGAAACTCAACTACCCGAAAAATCGCATCTCAGTCTG GGCAGCGACCGATCACAATGCCGATAACACCACCGCCATCCTAAAAGAGTGGCTGACCGTCATGCAGAAATTCTACCATTACGTGGAATGGCGACCCATGGAGCAACCCGT GTCCTACGTGGGCGAGATGGGCCCCAAACATTGGCCCAACACCAGGTACGAGTACGTGATGAAGCTGAAGCAAGCAGCGCTCAATTTTGCCAGAAAACGTTGGGCCGACTACATCTTG TACGCAGACACGGACAACATCCTAACCAACCCCGACGTCTTGAACCTCCTGATCGCTGAGAACAAGTCAGTTATCGCCCCCATGTTGGATTCTCCGGGTGCCTATTCCAACTACTGGTGTGGAATAACACCGCAG GGTTATTACCGAAGGACGGCAGAGTATTTCCCCACCCGCCACCGCCAACGTTTGGGCTGTTTTCCCGTCCCAATGGTGCACTCCACCATGCTTCTAGACTTGAGGAAAGAGGGCATGAAGAAGTTGGCTTTTTATCCTCCTCATAAGGAATATTCTTGGCCTTATGATGACATCATCGTCTTTGCCTTCTCCTGCCGAACCACAG CTATCCAAATGTACATATGCAACAAGGAGCGTTACGGCTACTTGAATATTCCGGCTAAACCACAACAGACGCTGGAGGATGATCGTCTCAACTTTGTGCACGTCCATTTGGAGTCCATGA TTGATGGTCCTCCCATGAAAGCTTCTCAATATGTCCACATGTTCCCCAAGCAGAGAGATCTCATGGGCTTTGATGAG ATCTATTTAATTAATCTACGCCGACGCCCCGACCGGCGAGACAGGATGTTGTTCTCCTTAAACGAGCTGGAGATCGACGTCAAGGTGGTGGACGCCGTTGACGGAAA TGCACTGAACAGCAGCGACATCAAAATTCTGGGCGTGGACTTACTCCCCGGTTACTACGACCCGTTTTCTGGACGCACCCTCACCAAAGGCGAAGTGGGCTGCTTCCTCAGTCACTACTACATCTGGAAGGAG ATGGTGGACATGCAACTGGACAAGGCCTTGGTCCTGGAGGACGACGTCCGCTTCCAGGCTAACTTCAAGCGACGAGTCCTGACGCTGATGGAGGAAATCGAGCAGGTGGATTTGGACTGGGACCTCAT atacTTTGGCAGGAAACAGGTGAACCCCAATAAAGAGGAAGCAGTAGAGGACGTCCAGAATTTGGTGGTAGCCGACTACTCCTATTGGACGCTCTCCTATGCCATCTCCCAGCAAGGTGCCCATAAACTACTCAATGCCCAACCACTTTCCAAGATGCTCCCAGTTGATGAGTTTCTTCCTATTATGTATGACAAACATCCCAA CGAGGACTACAAGTCCCACTTCCTCAACCGGAATCTACAAACCTTCAGTACCCGCCCCCTCCTGGTACAGCCATGCCACTATGCCGGCGACCCCCAATGGGTGAGCGACACGGAGACGTCCACGCTGTGGGACGACGACGCGGTGCGGACCGATTGGAGGGGCTCCCACAAGACCCTCAAGGGGGGCGTGGCGCCGCCGCCCCAAATTCTGTCGGCGTCCTACAAAGACGAACTATAA
- the cercam gene encoding putative inactive glycosyltransferase 25 family member 3 isoform X1 — MPSFFFFFGLLTRPPCSLLFFPPRKRRRKEDKSHFYFAMLHRYFLGVLVGLVFPARCYFSEERYPEESRMQPPTVVVAIIARNAAHSLPYYLGALEKLNYPKNRISVWAATDHNADNTTAILKEWLTVMQKFYHYVEWRPMEQPVSYVGEMGPKHWPNTRYEYVMKLKQAALNFARKRWADYILYADTDNILTNPDVLNLLIAENKSVIAPMLDSPGAYSNYWCGITPQGYYRRTAEYFPTRHRQRLGCFPVPMVHSTMLLDLRKEGMKKLAFYPPHKEYSWPYDDIIVFAFSCRTTAIQMYICNKERYGYLNIPAKPQQTLEDDRLNFVHVHLESMIDGPPMKASQYVHMFPKQRDLMGFDEIYLINLRRRPDRRDRMLFSLNELEIDVKVVDAVDGNALNSSDIKILGVDLLPGYYDPFSGRTLTKGEVGCFLSHYYIWKEMVDMQLDKALVLEDDVRFQANFKRRVLTLMEEIEQVDLDWDLIYFGRKQVNPNKEEAVEDVQNLVVADYSYWTLSYAISQQGAHKLLNAQPLSKMLPVDEFLPIMYDKHPNEDYKSHFLNRNLQTFSTRPLLVQPCHYAGDPQWVSDTETSTLWDDDAVRTDWRGSHKTLKGGVAPPPQILSASYKDEL; from the exons atgccctctttttttttcttttttggactGCTGACGCGTCCTCCCtgttctctccttttttttcctcccaggaAAAGAAGACGGAAGGAGGACAAATCGCACTTTTACTTCGCCATGCTCCACCGCTACTTTCTTGGGGTCCTCGTTGGGTTAGTTTTCCCGGCCCGATGCTACTTTTCCGAGGAGCGATATCCCGAGGAGTCGAGAATGCAACCCCCGACTGTGGTGGTCGCCATCATAGCCAGAAACGCTGCTCATTCTTTGCCTTACTATCTTGGAGCTCTGGAGAAACTCAACTACCCGAAAAATCGCATCTCAGTCTG GGCAGCGACCGATCACAATGCCGATAACACCACCGCCATCCTAAAAGAGTGGCTGACCGTCATGCAGAAATTCTACCATTACGTGGAATGGCGACCCATGGAGCAACCCGT GTCCTACGTGGGCGAGATGGGCCCCAAACATTGGCCCAACACCAGGTACGAGTACGTGATGAAGCTGAAGCAAGCAGCGCTCAATTTTGCCAGAAAACGTTGGGCCGACTACATCTTG TACGCAGACACGGACAACATCCTAACCAACCCCGACGTCTTGAACCTCCTGATCGCTGAGAACAAGTCAGTTATCGCCCCCATGTTGGATTCTCCGGGTGCCTATTCCAACTACTGGTGTGGAATAACACCGCAG GGTTATTACCGAAGGACGGCAGAGTATTTCCCCACCCGCCACCGCCAACGTTTGGGCTGTTTTCCCGTCCCAATGGTGCACTCCACCATGCTTCTAGACTTGAGGAAAGAGGGCATGAAGAAGTTGGCTTTTTATCCTCCTCATAAGGAATATTCTTGGCCTTATGATGACATCATCGTCTTTGCCTTCTCCTGCCGAACCACAG CTATCCAAATGTACATATGCAACAAGGAGCGTTACGGCTACTTGAATATTCCGGCTAAACCACAACAGACGCTGGAGGATGATCGTCTCAACTTTGTGCACGTCCATTTGGAGTCCATGA TTGATGGTCCTCCCATGAAAGCTTCTCAATATGTCCACATGTTCCCCAAGCAGAGAGATCTCATGGGCTTTGATGAG ATCTATTTAATTAATCTACGCCGACGCCCCGACCGGCGAGACAGGATGTTGTTCTCCTTAAACGAGCTGGAGATCGACGTCAAGGTGGTGGACGCCGTTGACGGAAA TGCACTGAACAGCAGCGACATCAAAATTCTGGGCGTGGACTTACTCCCCGGTTACTACGACCCGTTTTCTGGACGCACCCTCACCAAAGGCGAAGTGGGCTGCTTCCTCAGTCACTACTACATCTGGAAGGAG ATGGTGGACATGCAACTGGACAAGGCCTTGGTCCTGGAGGACGACGTCCGCTTCCAGGCTAACTTCAAGCGACGAGTCCTGACGCTGATGGAGGAAATCGAGCAGGTGGATTTGGACTGGGACCTCAT atacTTTGGCAGGAAACAGGTGAACCCCAATAAAGAGGAAGCAGTAGAGGACGTCCAGAATTTGGTGGTAGCCGACTACTCCTATTGGACGCTCTCCTATGCCATCTCCCAGCAAGGTGCCCATAAACTACTCAATGCCCAACCACTTTCCAAGATGCTCCCAGTTGATGAGTTTCTTCCTATTATGTATGACAAACATCCCAA CGAGGACTACAAGTCCCACTTCCTCAACCGGAATCTACAAACCTTCAGTACCCGCCCCCTCCTGGTACAGCCATGCCACTATGCCGGCGACCCCCAATGGGTGAGCGACACGGAGACGTCCACGCTGTGGGACGACGACGCGGTGCGGACCGATTGGAGGGGCTCCCACAAGACCCTCAAGGGGGGCGTGGCGCCGCCGCCCCAAATTCTGTCGGCGTCCTACAAAGACGAACTATAA